From Thermodesulfobacteriota bacterium, a single genomic window includes:
- a CDS encoding sigma-54 dependent transcriptional regulator: protein MSKVLVVDDDAAVRDLVRQALEEASHTVVTAGSLSDGIRAAQGSSFEAVLLDIRLPDGSGIGAMPRFHRLASQPAIIIMTAYGGRADLEKAFSQGAFDFLVKPVAIADLVGVVDRALANRALRQAFGTKVLDRPSDHGLVGTSPPMRKVLEQLELAAPSPASVLIVGETGTGKGVLARAIHARSPRHCRPFVTVDCAALPESLVEGILFGHERGAFTSADRARPGLVQQADGGTLFLDEVGELPLSLQKTFLRVLQERNVLPLGGKQEIPVDFRLIAASNRNLADMTAMGAFRSDLFFRLRTIEIRMPALREHREDIRDLVRYHAARLCKRYGMPDKAFSPAFFTALEHHEWPGNVRELVHLLEQVLTMNYGINTVDDHDLPTQIRVSARLEALAKVVPRGDGMPVAVPAPGSSEAFPRFQDARSAMERQYLEELLRAAAGSRKKACQLSGLSRTRIFELLRKHDLLGHDARSL, encoded by the coding sequence ATGAGCAAGGTACTTGTTGTCGACGATGACGCCGCGGTACGGGACCTGGTGAGGCAGGCCCTGGAAGAGGCATCGCACACGGTCGTGACGGCCGGCTCGTTGTCGGATGGGATCCGGGCGGCCCAGGGCAGCAGCTTTGAGGCGGTGCTGCTGGACATCCGGCTGCCGGACGGGAGCGGGATCGGGGCGATGCCACGGTTCCACCGGCTGGCTTCGCAGCCTGCCATCATCATCATGACCGCCTATGGCGGACGGGCGGATCTTGAAAAGGCCTTCTCCCAAGGAGCCTTTGACTTCCTGGTCAAGCCGGTGGCGATCGCCGATCTGGTCGGTGTCGTGGACCGGGCGCTTGCCAACCGGGCGCTCCGCCAGGCCTTCGGCACCAAGGTTCTCGACCGTCCTTCGGACCATGGCCTGGTCGGCACCAGCCCCCCCATGCGCAAGGTGCTCGAGCAGCTCGAGCTGGCGGCCCCCAGCCCGGCCAGCGTTCTCATCGTCGGCGAGACCGGCACCGGCAAGGGGGTCCTGGCACGGGCCATCCATGCCAGAAGCCCGCGGCACTGCAGGCCGTTTGTGACCGTGGATTGTGCCGCCCTACCGGAATCGCTGGTCGAAGGCATTCTCTTCGGACACGAACGGGGAGCCTTCACCAGCGCTGACCGGGCTCGACCTGGTCTCGTCCAGCAGGCCGACGGTGGAACGCTTTTCCTCGATGAGGTGGGCGAGCTTCCTCTGTCCCTGCAGAAGACCTTTCTGCGGGTGCTGCAGGAGCGCAACGTCCTGCCCCTGGGCGGCAAGCAGGAGATCCCCGTGGATTTCCGTCTCATTGCCGCCAGCAACCGGAACTTGGCCGACATGACGGCGATGGGCGCGTTTCGCTCCGATCTCTTCTTCCGTCTGCGGACCATCGAAATCAGGATGCCCGCCTTGCGGGAGCACCGGGAGGACATCCGAGACCTGGTGCGCTACCACGCCGCCCGGTTGTGCAAACGCTACGGCATGCCGGACAAGGCCTTTTCTCCCGCCTTCTTCACCGCCCTGGAGCACCACGAGTGGCCGGGAAACGTCCGGGAGCTGGTCCACCTGCTCGAACAGGTCCTCACCATGAACTATGGGATCAACACGGTGGATGATCATGACCTGCCGACGCAGATCCGGGTCAGCGCCCGGCTGGAGGCCTTGGCCAAGGTCGTCCCCCGGGGCGATGGCATGCCGGTCGCCGTTCCTGCCCCCGGTTCTTCCGAGGCCTTCCCTCGATTCCAGGATGCCCGGTCCGCCATGGAGCGGCAGTATCTCGAAGAGCTGCTCCGCGCCGCGGCAGGAAGCCGCAAGAAGGCCTGTCAGCTCTCGGGGCTTTCCCGAACCAGGATTTTCGAGCTCCTGCGCAAACACGACCTGCTTGGCCACGACGCACGCTCCTTGTAG